One Halomonas sp. M4R1S46 genomic window carries:
- a CDS encoding ABC transporter permease translates to MTGARWREGWRELRRYPSALLGLTIIAALVALALYTPIAIPYGEALAKWRGSEAWQRNPVNAAPVWLDRLTGGEAPRTLIVESESAPVEEHAFEGGRRLRIPLTFDFDAGGFPSELNLFLRAPGHEQPPFARLRWQTPDGRELALGGYRIGARERISLSQDRALERRLGGLVPHIGLLAEPGMAEAPDAEPRVLPGRYTLLLDVLVFDAAAAFDAELVLYGRVHGIAGTDHQRRDLSLALMWGTPVALAFGLLAAVGTTVTTLVIAAVGVWYRGWIDATIQRLTEVNMILPILPILVMVGTLYSTSIWLMLGVVVVLGIFSAGIKMYRAMLLPIREAPYIEAAQAYGASNPRIVLRYLIPRILPVLIPTFVTLIPTFVFLEASLAVLGLGDPLLPTWGKVLNDAQSQSALYNGYYYWVVSPAVLLMLTGLGFAMLGFALDRVFNPRLRSL, encoded by the coding sequence ATGACGGGCGCACGCTGGCGGGAGGGGTGGCGGGAACTGCGCCGCTACCCCTCCGCGTTGCTGGGGCTGACGATCATCGCCGCGCTGGTGGCGCTGGCGCTCTACACGCCGATCGCCATCCCCTACGGCGAGGCGCTGGCCAAGTGGCGCGGCAGCGAGGCGTGGCAGCGCAATCCCGTCAATGCGGCCCCCGTGTGGCTCGACCGCCTCACCGGCGGCGAGGCGCCGCGCACCCTGATCGTCGAAAGCGAATCGGCGCCGGTCGAGGAGCACGCCTTCGAGGGCGGACGCCGCCTGCGTATCCCGCTCACCTTCGACTTCGATGCCGGCGGCTTTCCCAGCGAACTGAACCTCTTCCTGCGCGCCCCGGGCCATGAGCAGCCGCCCTTCGCGCGGCTGAGGTGGCAGACGCCCGACGGACGCGAGCTGGCGCTGGGCGGGTATCGCATCGGCGCGCGGGAGCGCATCTCGCTGTCGCAGGACCGGGCGCTGGAGCGTCGGCTGGGCGGGCTGGTGCCGCACATCGGCCTGCTGGCCGAGCCAGGCATGGCGGAGGCGCCCGACGCCGAGCCCCGGGTGCTGCCCGGGCGCTATACGCTGCTGCTGGACGTGCTGGTCTTCGACGCGGCGGCGGCCTTCGACGCCGAGCTGGTGCTCTACGGCCGGGTGCACGGCATCGCCGGCACCGACCACCAGCGCCGGGATCTCAGCCTGGCGCTGATGTGGGGCACCCCGGTGGCGCTCGCCTTCGGCCTGCTGGCGGCCGTGGGCACCACCGTCACCACCCTGGTGATCGCCGCCGTGGGGGTGTGGTATCGCGGCTGGATCGACGCCACCATCCAGCGGCTCACCGAGGTCAACATGATCCTGCCGATCCTGCCCATCCTGGTGATGGTCGGCACCCTCTACTCGACCAGCATCTGGCTGATGCTCGGCGTGGTGGTGGTGCTGGGCATCTTCAGCGCCGGCATCAAGATGTACCGGGCGATGCTGCTGCCGATCCGCGAGGCGCCCTACATCGAGGCGGCCCAGGCCTACGGGGCGAGCAACCCGCGCATCGTGCTGCGCTACCTGATCCCGCGCATCCTGCCGGTGTTGATCCCCACCTTCGTCACCCTGATCCCCACCTTCGTGTTCCTGGAGGCGTCGCTGGCGGTGCTGGGCCTGGGCGACCCGCTGCTGCCCACCTGGGGCAAGGTGCTCAACGACGCCCAGTCGCAGAGCGCGCTCTACAACGGCTACTACTACTGGGTGGTGTCGCCGGCGGTGCTGCTGATGCTGACCGGGCTGGGCTTCGCCATGCTCGGCTTCGCGCTGGACCGTGTCTTCAACCCGCGGCTAAGGAGCCTGTGA
- a CDS encoding ABC transporter permease yields MRSRPAAAVTAPATRRGGWRDLRRLLLYTVKRLLALFVTVLVGVYLTIVIANMGGQVDELRRVQIRSEAAEAVRADPAFQDMPAEERNALIERQVAFEVERLRLDEPFLVRSVDYLQRALRLDLGRAEQMHSDRGSRDVYDIIVERLPATLLLFGTANLLVFFVSVFVALFLSRRYGSALDRSVVALAPTSAAPGWFYGIFLILLFAFVAPLLPSGGMVAVPPPEDGWAYGASVVRHMLLPVAAMFLSQIFISIYSWRTFFLIHSSEDYVEMARAKGLPSQLIEQRYILRPTLSPIVTSFLLMLIGLWSGAIILEQVFNWPGLGSLLFRAIGYRDTPVIIGGVVIFAYLLAATVFVLDLLYALLDPRVRLEGGPR; encoded by the coding sequence ATGAGATCCCGGCCGGCAGCGGCCGTCACCGCGCCAGCCACCCGCCGCGGCGGATGGCGCGACCTGCGTCGCCTGCTGCTCTACACGGTCAAGCGGCTGCTGGCGCTCTTCGTCACCGTGCTGGTCGGGGTCTACCTGACCATCGTCATCGCCAACATGGGGGGCCAGGTGGACGAACTGCGCCGCGTGCAGATCCGCAGCGAGGCCGCCGAGGCCGTGCGTGCCGACCCCGCCTTCCAGGACATGCCCGCCGAGGAGCGCAACGCGCTGATCGAGCGGCAGGTGGCGTTCGAGGTGGAGCGGCTGCGCCTCGACGAGCCCTTCCTGGTGCGCAGCGTCGACTACCTGCAGCGGGCGCTGCGCCTCGACCTGGGGCGTGCCGAACAGATGCACAGCGACCGGGGGTCGCGCGACGTCTACGACATCATCGTCGAGCGCCTGCCGGCGACCCTGCTGCTGTTCGGCACCGCCAACCTGCTGGTCTTCTTCGTCTCGGTGTTCGTGGCGCTGTTCCTGTCGCGGCGCTACGGCAGCGCGCTGGACCGCAGCGTGGTCGCCCTGGCGCCGACCTCGGCGGCCCCGGGCTGGTTCTACGGCATCTTCCTGATCCTCCTCTTCGCCTTCGTGGCGCCCCTGCTGCCCTCCGGCGGCATGGTGGCCGTACCGCCGCCGGAAGACGGCTGGGCCTACGGCGCCAGCGTGGTGCGGCACATGCTGCTGCCGGTGGCGGCCATGTTCCTGTCGCAGATCTTCATCTCCATCTATTCCTGGCGCACCTTCTTCCTGATCCACTCCAGCGAGGACTACGTGGAGATGGCCCGCGCCAAGGGCTTGCCGTCGCAGCTCATCGAGCAGCGCTACATCCTGCGCCCGACCCTGTCGCCGATCGTCACCAGTTTCCTGCTGATGCTGATCGGGCTGTGGAGCGGCGCCATCATCCTCGAGCAGGTGTTCAACTGGCCGGGGCTGGGCTCACTGCTCTTCCGGGCCATCGGCTACCGCGACACCCCGGTGATCATCGGCGGCGTGGTGATCTTCGCCTACCTGCTGGCCGCGACGGTGTTCGTCCTCGACCTCCTCTACGCGCTGCTCGACCCGCGCGTGCGCCTGGAGGGGGGACCGCGATGA
- a CDS encoding ABC transporter substrate-binding protein has product MRRLLLVGATLILVGVVAVALRQPAPSTAPAMGQDSAEADLRSRRGALVDQVVFTREDEAGRVTGLIEAGTHQVFTQGISNPGIFHRLRDSLATGYDLSYGTSSELTLNPTGPELADGTLNPFHVPAIREALNRLVDREHIAQELYGGLAEPRFLPLSTAFPDYARLAAVVRELELRYAHDPDAAREVIHREMAALGAQLREGVWHYASEPVRLIALIRTEDERRQVGDYVANLLEALGFVVERRYRTAEEASRIWIATDPRAGRWHLYTGGWISIEIQRDQAEVFSFYYTPRGRAEPLWQAYQPAPEFDELADRLQRRDYRDWEERQAMMARALELAMQDSARIWLVDQLNASARAANVEVAVDLAGGLAGSALWPYTLRYADRVGGRMVFGTPGLLTEPWNPVAGSNWIFDQMIMRATQDPVALPDPFTGLYRPQRIEHAAVTVQEDVTIARTLDWLSVSTAEEIVVPEAAWIDWDGEAGRFVSVGEAHDAPVTARTRVRVRYDEELFEQRWHDGSPLSLADFVLPWILAFARADEASRLFDPAYLPTFEVFQRHFRGWHIVSRDPLVIEVYSDQGFPDAETLVANRAPAPQPWHTLALGIFAERQGELAFSSNKADRRRVDWMSLVAGPSVPILARHLERARERTASPFPGVLDELLDEDEIAARYRALADWHAKRGHFWVGNGPFLLDSVHPVAGSLVLERFRDFPDPADKWLGFTRPAIPELELDGPLVMELGTAAGNEGGAATFRLAVTLEGEPYPPAAIDRVQFLLFDGHGTLVERGEAEPRAPGRWRIAPSPATLAALGVGANRLEVAVTSHRVALPAFASHVFATVPPGGTEASP; this is encoded by the coding sequence ATGAGACGTCTGTTGCTGGTTGGCGCGACACTGATCCTGGTGGGCGTGGTCGCGGTGGCACTGCGTCAACCGGCACCGTCGACCGCGCCGGCCATGGGCCAGGACAGCGCGGAGGCGGATCTCCGCTCCCGCCGCGGGGCGCTGGTGGATCAGGTCGTGTTCACCCGCGAGGACGAGGCGGGCCGGGTCACGGGGCTGATCGAGGCGGGCACCCATCAGGTCTTCACCCAGGGCATCTCCAATCCCGGCATCTTCCACCGGCTGCGCGATTCGCTCGCCACCGGCTACGACCTCTCCTACGGCACCTCCAGCGAACTGACCCTGAACCCGACCGGGCCGGAGCTGGCCGACGGCACCCTCAATCCCTTCCATGTGCCGGCCATTCGCGAGGCGCTCAACCGCCTGGTGGATCGCGAGCATATCGCCCAGGAACTCTATGGCGGCCTGGCCGAGCCGCGTTTCCTGCCGCTCTCCACCGCCTTTCCCGACTATGCACGCCTGGCCGCCGTGGTCCGCGAGCTGGAGCTGCGCTACGCCCATGACCCCGACGCCGCCCGCGAGGTGATCCACCGCGAGATGGCGGCGCTCGGGGCGCAGCTCCGCGAGGGCGTGTGGCACTACGCGAGCGAGCCGGTGCGCCTGATCGCGCTGATCCGCACCGAGGACGAACGCCGCCAGGTCGGCGACTATGTCGCCAACCTGCTGGAGGCGCTGGGCTTCGTCGTCGAGCGCCGCTATCGCACCGCCGAGGAGGCCTCGCGCATCTGGATCGCCACGGACCCCAGGGCCGGGCGCTGGCACCTCTATACCGGCGGCTGGATCAGCATCGAGATCCAGCGCGATCAGGCGGAGGTCTTCAGCTTCTACTACACCCCCCGCGGGCGTGCCGAGCCCCTGTGGCAGGCCTACCAGCCGGCCCCGGAGTTCGACGAGCTCGCCGACCGCCTGCAGCGCCGTGACTACCGGGACTGGGAGGAGCGCCAGGCGATGATGGCGCGGGCGCTGGAGCTGGCCATGCAGGACTCGGCGCGGATCTGGCTGGTCGACCAGCTCAACGCCTCGGCGCGGGCCGCCAACGTCGAGGTGGCCGTCGACCTCGCCGGGGGGCTCGCCGGCTCGGCGCTATGGCCCTACACCCTGCGCTATGCCGACCGGGTGGGCGGCCGCATGGTGTTCGGCACGCCGGGGCTGCTGACCGAGCCGTGGAACCCGGTGGCGGGCAGCAACTGGATCTTCGACCAGATGATCATGCGCGCGACCCAGGACCCGGTGGCGCTGCCCGACCCCTTCACCGGGCTCTACCGTCCCCAGCGCATCGAGCATGCCGCGGTGACCGTGCAGGAAGACGTGACGATCGCGCGCACCCTCGACTGGTTGAGCGTCTCGACGGCGGAGGAGATCGTCGTGCCGGAAGCGGCCTGGATCGACTGGGATGGCGAGGCGGGACGCTTCGTCAGCGTCGGCGAGGCGCACGACGCGCCCGTCACCGCCCGCACCCGGGTCCGGGTGCGCTACGACGAGGAGCTGTTCGAGCAGCGCTGGCACGACGGCTCGCCGCTGTCGCTGGCCGACTTCGTGCTGCCGTGGATCCTGGCCTTCGCACGGGCCGACGAGGCGAGCCGGCTCTTCGACCCGGCCTACCTGCCCACCTTCGAGGTGTTCCAGCGCCACTTCCGCGGCTGGCACATCGTCTCCCGCGACCCGCTGGTCATCGAGGTCTACAGCGACCAGGGCTTTCCCGATGCCGAGACCCTGGTGGCCAACCGTGCGCCCGCGCCGCAGCCGTGGCACACCCTGGCCCTGGGGATCTTCGCCGAGCGCCAGGGGGAGCTGGCGTTCTCCTCCAACAAGGCGGACCGACGGCGGGTGGACTGGATGAGCCTGGTGGCCGGGCCCAGCGTGCCGATCCTGGCGCGCCATCTCGAGCGGGCCCGCGAACGCACGGCGTCGCCCTTCCCCGGCGTGCTCGACGAGCTGCTCGACGAGGACGAGATCGCCGCCCGCTATCGCGCGCTCGCCGACTGGCATGCGAAGCGCGGTCATTTCTGGGTCGGCAACGGCCCCTTCCTGCTCGATTCGGTGCACCCCGTGGCGGGCAGCCTGGTGCTCGAGCGCTTCCGCGACTTCCCCGACCCGGCCGACAAGTGGCTGGGCTTCACCCGTCCCGCGATCCCGGAACTCGAACTCGACGGCCCCCTGGTCATGGAGCTCGGCACGGCAGCCGGGAACGAGGGCGGCGCGGCGACGTTCCGGCTGGCGGTGACCCTCGAGGGCGAGCCCTACCCGCCGGCGGCGATCGACCGGGTGCAGTTCCTGCTCTTCGACGGCCACGGGACGCTGGTCGAGCGCGGCGAGGCCGAGCCGCGCGCCCCCGGGCGTTGGCGGATCGCCCCGTCGCCGGCGACGCTCGCCGCCCTGGGCGTCGGGGCCAACCGCCTGGAGGTCGCCGTGACCAGCCACCGCGTGGCCCTGCCGGCCTTCGCCTCGCACGTCTTCGCCACGGTGCCGCCCGGCGGCACGGAGGCATCGCCATGA
- a CDS encoding M28 family peptidase, giving the protein MDGGQGALDTVWWLVIGALLPAALAGGYRWIFHMPGSSYRGTPPPLDAQGEALRGRLRTHVRALAEGIGERHVWRPEALRAAADSIEQAFRDAGLEPLRLPVPSGGQVFHNLEVRLPGSGATDEILVVGAHYDTVRGTSGADDNASGVAVLLELARLLRGAELARDIRLVAFVNEEAPHFGSDTMGSLSYAREARARGDAIVGMLSLEMLGHYSDAPGSQAYPPLLGLVYPDRGNFLAFVGNLRSRRLVRRVTGVFRRHAEMPSEGLAAPELLRDIFRSDHWAFWEMGWPAMMLTDTANFRNPHYHGPGDTWDKLDYARMARLTPALAETLAQLARR; this is encoded by the coding sequence GTGGATGGTGGTCAGGGGGCACTGGATACCGTGTGGTGGCTGGTGATCGGGGCGTTGCTGCCGGCGGCGCTGGCAGGCGGCTACCGGTGGATCTTCCACATGCCGGGCAGCAGCTACCGGGGCACACCGCCGCCCCTGGATGCGCAGGGCGAGGCGCTGCGCGGGCGGTTGCGCACCCACGTGCGCGCGCTGGCGGAAGGGATCGGCGAGCGTCACGTCTGGCGCCCCGAGGCGCTGCGGGCGGCCGCCGATTCCATCGAGCAGGCCTTTCGCGATGCCGGCCTCGAGCCGCTGCGCCTGCCGGTGCCCAGCGGCGGCCAGGTGTTCCACAATCTCGAGGTGCGCTTGCCGGGTAGCGGGGCAACGGACGAGATCCTGGTGGTCGGCGCCCACTACGACACCGTGCGCGGTACCTCCGGGGCCGACGACAACGCCTCCGGCGTGGCCGTGCTGCTGGAGCTGGCGCGGCTCCTGCGGGGGGCCGAGCTCGCGCGGGACATTCGCCTCGTCGCCTTCGTCAACGAGGAGGCGCCGCACTTCGGCAGCGACACCATGGGCAGCCTGAGCTACGCCCGCGAGGCCCGGGCGCGGGGCGATGCCATCGTCGGCATGCTCTCGCTGGAGATGCTCGGCCACTATAGCGACGCGCCCGGCAGCCAGGCGTATCCGCCGCTGCTTGGCCTCGTCTATCCCGACCGCGGCAACTTCCTGGCCTTCGTCGGCAACCTGCGTTCACGACGCCTGGTGCGTCGGGTGACGGGCGTCTTTCGTCGGCATGCCGAGATGCCCTCGGAAGGGCTGGCCGCGCCGGAGTTGCTGCGCGATATCTTCCGCTCCGACCACTGGGCGTTCTGGGAGATGGGCTGGCCGGCGATGATGCTCACCGACACCGCCAATTTCCGCAATCCCCACTACCACGGCCCGGGCGACACCTGGGACAAGCTCGACTACGCCCGTATGGCGCGGCTGACCCCGGCGCTGGCCGAGACCCTGGCGCAGCTGGCGCGGCGCTGA
- a CDS encoding AraC family transcriptional regulator → MTDPGKPLFWRDARMPHVELRKVEDGRQVCYAPHSHTQWSLGAITAGESTFRYRDDEYRIRAGSLVMMNPEWVHACNPIDDRPWAYLMLYVEADWLTRLRYAAGLLAAPRWQDIATAVIDEPAWYDGYCRLAACLLDPRRDLLDKQSEVVEYLSALMHRVAGQPTQPLPMPPATLRELAAYLDAHAAEDVSLDALCQRSGYSPGHLIRAFRQHFGLTPHAYLINRRIQLGQRELKQGTPIAEAALNAGFSDQPHFQRTFKRLVAATPNQYRRSLPEQ, encoded by the coding sequence ATGACCGATCCCGGCAAGCCTCTGTTCTGGCGCGACGCGCGCATGCCCCATGTGGAGCTGCGCAAGGTCGAGGACGGCCGCCAGGTCTGCTATGCGCCCCACAGCCATACCCAGTGGTCGTTGGGTGCCATCACCGCGGGCGAGAGCACCTTTCGCTATCGTGATGACGAGTACCGGATCCGTGCCGGCAGCCTGGTGATGATGAACCCGGAGTGGGTGCACGCCTGCAATCCCATCGACGACCGGCCCTGGGCCTACCTGATGCTGTATGTGGAGGCCGACTGGCTGACGCGCCTGCGCTACGCGGCGGGCCTGCTCGCGGCGCCGCGCTGGCAGGACATCGCCACCGCGGTGATCGACGAGCCCGCCTGGTATGACGGCTATTGCCGCCTGGCCGCCTGCCTGCTGGACCCGCGGCGCGACCTGCTGGACAAGCAGAGCGAGGTGGTCGAGTACCTCTCGGCGCTGATGCACCGGGTGGCGGGCCAGCCGACCCAGCCGCTGCCGATGCCCCCGGCCACCCTGCGCGAGCTGGCCGCCTACCTCGACGCGCACGCCGCGGAAGACGTCTCGCTGGACGCCCTGTGCCAGCGCTCCGGCTACAGCCCCGGCCACCTCATCCGCGCCTTCCGGCAGCACTTCGGCCTCACGCCCCATGCCTATCTGATCAATCGCCGCATCCAGCTCGGGCAGCGGGAGCTCAAGCAGGGCACGCCCATCGCCGAGGCGGCGCTGAATGCCGGCTTCAGCGACCAGCCGCACTTCCAGCGCACCTTCAAGCGGCTGGTGGCCGCCACGCCGAACCAGTACCGGCGGTCGCTACCCGAGCAGTAG
- a CDS encoding LysE family translocator, protein MSLSLLLPMSAFALAASISPGPVNLVCLSSGTRYPLARGLVFVSGATLGFIALFIAVGLGLYSLLSMAPGIHEALRWAGVAFLLYLSIRLFRDDGRLPEGDAQRAPGFMTGALMQWLNPKAWLASASGIGAYTSGHDLQQVLLFAALYLPICWLSLGSWVYAGAFLRRHVHRPAVLVTINRSLAVLLAASCVYLLLG, encoded by the coding sequence ATGAGCCTGTCGCTGTTGCTGCCGATGTCGGCCTTCGCCCTCGCCGCCTCGATCTCGCCGGGACCCGTGAACCTGGTGTGCCTGAGCAGCGGTACCCGTTATCCCCTCGCCCGGGGGTTGGTGTTCGTCAGCGGCGCCACCCTGGGCTTCATCGCCTTGTTCATCGCCGTGGGCCTGGGGCTCTATTCGCTGCTGTCGATGGCGCCGGGCATCCACGAGGCCCTGCGCTGGGCCGGGGTGGCCTTCCTGCTCTACCTGAGCATACGGCTGTTTCGCGACGACGGCCGCCTGCCGGAGGGCGACGCCCAGCGCGCGCCGGGCTTCATGACCGGCGCGCTGATGCAGTGGCTCAATCCCAAGGCCTGGCTGGCCTCTGCCTCGGGGATCGGCGCCTACACCAGCGGCCACGACCTGCAGCAGGTGCTGCTGTTCGCCGCCCTCTACCTGCCCATCTGCTGGCTGTCGCTGGGGAGCTGGGTGTATGCCGGGGCCTTCCTGCGCCGCCACGTCCATCGCCCCGCGGTCCTGGTCACCATCAACCGGAGCCTGGCGGTGCTGCTCGCCGCCAGCTGCGTCTACCTACTGCTCGGGTAG
- a CDS encoding GFA family protein — protein sequence MLLEGSCHCGAVRFRVESPHPYPYQRCYCSICRKTAGGGGYAINLSGRTETLRVEGAEHKGVYQAVIDGETSPGERHFCRYCASALWVYDPRWPELVHPFASAIDSELPVPPERVHLLLDSKADWVEVEARDNDKCFAGYPEESIAEWHQRLGLEDSTAGEGER from the coding sequence ATGCTGCTCGAAGGTTCCTGCCATTGCGGCGCGGTGCGTTTCCGCGTCGAGTCGCCGCATCCCTATCCCTACCAGCGCTGCTACTGCTCCATCTGCCGCAAGACCGCGGGAGGCGGCGGCTACGCCATCAACCTGAGCGGGCGCACCGAGACGCTCCGGGTCGAGGGCGCCGAACACAAGGGCGTCTACCAGGCCGTGATCGACGGCGAGACGAGCCCCGGCGAGCGCCACTTCTGCCGCTATTGCGCCAGTGCCTTGTGGGTCTACGATCCCCGCTGGCCGGAGCTGGTCCACCCCTTCGCCTCGGCCATCGACAGCGAGCTGCCGGTCCCGCCCGAGCGGGTCCACCTGCTGCTCGACAGCAAGGCCGACTGGGTGGAAGTCGAGGCGCGGGACAACGACAAATGCTTCGCCGGCTACCCCGAGGAGAGCATCGCCGAGTGGCACCAACGGCTGGGGCTGGAGGATTCGACAGCAGGCGAGGGGGAGCGCTGA
- a CDS encoding GFA family protein, with protein sequence MAYVPLSGLRVLKGSEHLKLYHFNTRVARHYFCSNCGIYTHHQTRSNPNEYGFNVGCLEGVNPYDIADVPISDGVNHEADL encoded by the coding sequence ATGGCTTATGTGCCATTGAGCGGTCTCCGCGTCCTCAAAGGCTCTGAGCACCTTAAGCTCTATCATTTCAACACGCGGGTCGCAAGGCACTATTTCTGTTCGAACTGTGGCATCTACACGCATCACCAAACGCGCTCCAATCCAAACGAGTACGGATTCAATGTTGGGTGTTTGGAGGGTGTCAACCCGTATGACATTGCTGATGTTCCAATCAGTGATGGTGTGAATCATGAAGCGGATCTGTAG
- a CDS encoding IS30 family transposase produces MTHCYRHLSAEDRAAIMMMRATHSIRAIATHLGRAPSTVSREIARHTVDPIKGYDAGLAGYRARLTRHRPRQRPKLHPDGELFEVVVYLLRKYWSPEQIARTLKRMSPNDSRRQVSHEAIYNALYVMPRGSLKKELIACLRQGNGKRRPRSRGKDRRQQIPELVSIHMRPPEIEDRLMPGHWEGDLIIGANNRSAVGTLVERTTRLVILAKVDGTTATAAAVGFSDKLNEVPRSLRLSMTYDQGREMMKHAEITQKTGTAIYFADPHSPWQRGSNENTNGLLRQYLPKGTDLSVYSQEELDEIADSLNTRPRKTLDWRTPLEVYAEVLKKSVGGPSTLQ; encoded by the coding sequence ATGACTCACTGCTATCGCCATCTCTCTGCTGAAGACCGAGCCGCCATCATGATGATGCGAGCCACTCATTCGATCCGGGCCATCGCCACTCATCTGGGCCGTGCACCGAGCACAGTGTCGCGAGAAATCGCTCGTCACACGGTCGATCCCATCAAGGGCTATGATGCCGGCCTGGCGGGTTACCGGGCCCGTCTGACGCGACATCGGCCACGTCAGCGCCCCAAGCTGCATCCCGACGGGGAGCTCTTCGAGGTGGTGGTCTACCTGCTGCGCAAGTACTGGTCACCGGAACAGATAGCCCGCACACTGAAGCGTATGTCTCCCAACGATTCACGTCGCCAGGTCTCGCATGAGGCCATCTACAACGCGCTCTATGTGATGCCTCGCGGCAGCCTCAAGAAGGAACTCATCGCCTGCTTACGGCAGGGCAACGGCAAGCGTCGTCCACGCAGTCGTGGCAAGGATCGACGCCAGCAGATCCCCGAGCTGGTCAGCATCCATATGCGGCCGCCGGAGATCGAAGATCGCCTGATGCCTGGCCACTGGGAAGGCGATCTCATCATTGGCGCCAACAATCGCTCCGCCGTCGGTACGCTGGTGGAGCGGACCACACGGTTGGTGATCCTGGCGAAAGTGGACGGCACCACGGCGACGGCGGCGGCCGTCGGCTTCAGTGACAAGCTCAATGAAGTGCCGCGCTCCCTGCGCCTGTCCATGACGTACGACCAGGGCAGAGAGATGATGAAGCATGCCGAGATCACTCAGAAGACCGGTACGGCGATCTACTTCGCTGATCCGCATAGCCCATGGCAGCGGGGCTCCAATGAGAACACCAACGGGCTGTTGCGGCAGTACCTGCCGAAGGGCACGGATCTGTCGGTCTACAGCCAGGAAGAGCTCGATGAGATCGCTGATTCACTGAACACCCGGCCGCGCAAGACACTGGACTGGCGAACGCCGCTGGAAGTTTACGCCGAGGTGCTCAAGAAATCCGTCGGTGGACCGAGCACCCTTCAATAG
- a CDS encoding alpha/beta fold hydrolase, with protein MTVVDHQGVRIAFEDSGAGLPIVLGHGFLCSGEMWREQVPALVEHYRVINPDFRGHGKSGHITEPFTLYDAVSDVVAVLDELGIERAIWCGLSIGGMVALRAALSHPERVAGLILMDTDAGSETAWHKVKYRAMGATARAFGFRPLLPSIVGLMFGATTRRENRALVNEWKARVAENHVPSMLLGLDALIKRDSVLDRLHEIRVPALVLVGEEDRSLPVALSRRIHERLHDSTLTVIPGAGHLAAIERPAPVNEAITGFLAAQAKSADDGPDA; from the coding sequence ATGACCGTGGTCGACCACCAGGGCGTCCGGATCGCCTTCGAGGACAGCGGCGCGGGGTTGCCCATCGTCCTCGGCCACGGCTTTCTCTGCTCGGGTGAGATGTGGCGCGAGCAGGTTCCCGCCCTGGTCGAACACTACCGCGTCATCAATCCCGACTTCCGCGGGCATGGCAAGTCCGGCCACATCACGGAGCCGTTTACGCTGTACGATGCCGTCTCGGACGTTGTCGCCGTGCTGGATGAGCTCGGCATCGAGCGGGCGATCTGGTGTGGCCTGTCGATCGGCGGGATGGTGGCGCTTCGCGCCGCGTTGAGCCACCCGGAGCGGGTGGCCGGCCTCATCCTGATGGATACGGATGCCGGCTCGGAAACCGCCTGGCACAAGGTGAAGTATCGCGCCATGGGCGCCACGGCGCGTGCCTTCGGCTTTCGCCCGCTGCTGCCGTCCATCGTGGGGCTGATGTTCGGTGCCACCACCCGGCGCGAGAACCGTGCCCTGGTCAACGAGTGGAAGGCGCGCGTTGCCGAGAATCACGTGCCCTCCATGTTGTTGGGCCTGGATGCGTTGATCAAGCGGGACTCGGTGCTCGATCGCCTGCATGAGATCCGCGTGCCGGCGCTCGTGCTCGTGGGGGAGGAGGATCGCTCCCTGCCGGTGGCGCTCTCCCGACGGATTCACGAGCGACTGCACGATTCCACCCTCACGGTGATTCCGGGTGCCGGACACCTGGCGGCGATCGAGCGGCCGGCACCGGTCAACGAGGCCATCACCGGGTTTCTGGCGGCTCAAGCGAAGTCAGCCGACGACGGGCCTGATGCCTGA